In Fodinibius saliphilus, a genomic segment contains:
- a CDS encoding PAS domain-containing sensor histidine kinase: MPKSNHVLNSDYILSAIILVCSAVLFIIDSQISFGIAGGVPYALLVMATYWNSSKWITIGAGIISTVLIALGYIVSEPSDFMVMAGANRIITIGVVWGTVWFVTQYRESLLRIQKNEKRVSALFEAATEGMLVSDLEGNIVMLNEKIEEQFGYSRDELIGKKIEILVPGLFREHNQNQRQEYYDDPKPRQVRVERSLYGIKKNGEKFPVEIGLNDFKTDNGKFLISYIIDITQRKKIEHQVRENEHRYSMLFQALTDEVLVFQVDKNMSPLPFAEVNNVACEMLGYRRAELHQKTIYDIVSASKKEVDDRIHHILEHGEVLWETEHLTSRGEVIPLEISARAFTFNENNTIISIGRDVRELRKLEQEILNISEEERRRIGQDMHDGLGQMLTGIGLIAQNLASKLKSNELPGAETAQEVSDMIREADDQAHLLARGLVPVDVEANGLEVAIGELVERMQKLYDQDIIYKRNNTASSLVIKDNNIAIHLYRIVQEALNNAVKHAEASIIMVGLQVSESSLEISIQDDGKGLDKIEDKTNGMGLRLMNFRAQMVGGYLEVHSKEGEGTEVTCKILNGS; this comes from the coding sequence ATGCCTAAAAGTAATCATGTATTAAATTCAGATTATATTCTGTCGGCAATTATTCTCGTATGTTCTGCAGTCTTATTTATTATTGATAGCCAAATTTCGTTTGGGATTGCCGGGGGAGTCCCATATGCACTGCTCGTGATGGCTACCTATTGGAATAGTTCAAAATGGATAACAATTGGCGCAGGTATTATAAGTACGGTATTGATTGCTTTGGGGTATATTGTATCAGAGCCGTCAGATTTTATGGTAATGGCGGGTGCCAACAGAATTATAACTATTGGTGTTGTGTGGGGCACCGTATGGTTTGTAACTCAGTATAGAGAATCATTATTACGGATACAGAAAAATGAAAAACGAGTTTCAGCTCTTTTTGAAGCTGCTACAGAGGGTATGCTTGTATCAGATCTGGAAGGCAATATTGTAATGCTGAATGAAAAAATAGAGGAACAATTCGGCTATTCTCGTGATGAGTTGATAGGAAAAAAAATAGAAATACTGGTTCCCGGCCTCTTTAGAGAACATAATCAAAATCAGCGGCAGGAGTATTACGATGATCCCAAACCACGGCAAGTGAGGGTAGAGCGTAGCTTGTATGGGATAAAAAAAAATGGTGAAAAGTTCCCTGTTGAGATTGGCCTCAATGATTTTAAAACAGATAACGGGAAATTTCTAATCAGTTATATCATTGATATAACACAGCGTAAGAAGATAGAGCATCAAGTGAGAGAAAATGAGCACCGCTACTCAATGTTGTTCCAGGCACTGACTGATGAAGTGCTTGTTTTCCAGGTAGATAAAAATATGAGCCCATTGCCTTTTGCCGAGGTTAATAATGTTGCTTGTGAAATGTTAGGATATAGGCGGGCAGAGCTACACCAGAAGACAATTTATGATATTGTTAGTGCTTCTAAAAAAGAAGTTGACGATCGAATTCACCATATTTTGGAACATGGAGAGGTCCTTTGGGAGACAGAACATCTGACTAGCCGTGGAGAGGTTATTCCCTTAGAGATTAGTGCAAGGGCTTTTACTTTCAACGAAAACAATACGATTATTTCCATTGGACGCGATGTGCGTGAACTCCGTAAACTGGAGCAGGAAATCTTAAATATTAGTGAAGAGGAGCGCCGGCGTATAGGACAAGATATGCATGATGGACTGGGGCAGATGCTTACTGGTATTGGTCTGATAGCACAAAATTTAGCAAGTAAGTTGAAATCAAATGAGTTGCCGGGAGCAGAAACAGCCCAAGAAGTCTCTGATATGATTAGAGAAGCAGATGACCAAGCCCATTTACTGGCCCGTGGATTGGTACCGGTTGATGTGGAGGCCAATGGGTTGGAGGTAGCTATAGGTGAACTGGTTGAGCGTATGCAGAAATTGTATGATCAAGATATAATATATAAAAGAAATAATACTGCTAGTTCCTTAGTTATAAAGGATAATAATATAGCTATTCATTTGTATCGTATAGTTCAAGAAGCTTTAAATAATGCGGTTAAGCATGCAGAAGCTTCAATAATTATGGTAGGGTTACAAGTTTCCGAATCCTCTTTAGAGATCAGTATTCAAGATGATGGAAAAGGATTAGATAAAATAGAAGACAAGACTAATGGGATGGGATTGCGATTGATGAATTTCCGGGCCCAGATGGTTGGGGGGTATTTGGAGGTTCATAGTAAAGAAGGAGAGGGCACTGAAGTAACATGTAAAATCCTTAATGGTTCCTAA
- a CDS encoding Tll0287-like domain-containing protein, whose translation MKSLLIVFLVLTIGCGDQSKKKVIDSSISFDTTAVIHEGQKITKAAFNTLSNNLQRALAEGGVRNALQFCNVRAMPLTDSLSTDYGVELRRVSHRPRNPSNRADSLEMSTIRNYLEQIRKEESVEPIATTHDNNISYHAPIRIPNQLCLHCHGNPGQDITKADLETIQELYPKDEATGFKMGELRGIWSIQFSQSYVDSLTQSL comes from the coding sequence ATGAAAAGCCTATTAATTGTATTTCTGGTTCTTACTATCGGTTGCGGTGATCAATCCAAAAAGAAAGTTATTGACAGCAGTATTTCCTTTGATACTACAGCAGTAATACACGAAGGACAAAAAATTACAAAAGCAGCTTTTAACACATTAAGTAACAATTTACAACGGGCACTTGCTGAAGGTGGTGTACGAAATGCACTGCAGTTCTGCAACGTTCGTGCTATGCCGCTAACCGACTCGCTCTCTACAGATTATGGGGTTGAACTGCGGCGGGTTTCTCACCGGCCGCGAAATCCGAGTAATCGAGCTGACTCGTTAGAGATGTCAACGATTCGGAATTACCTGGAACAAATTCGAAAAGAAGAGTCTGTGGAACCGATAGCTACAACCCATGACAATAATATTAGCTATCATGCCCCTATTCGTATCCCCAATCAACTTTGCTTGCATTGTCACGGCAACCCGGGCCAGGATATTACCAAAGCTGATCTAGAAACCATTCAAGAGCTATATCCCAAGGATGAGGCAACAGGATTCAAAATGGGAGAATTACGCGGAATTTGGAGTATCCAATTTTCCCAATCCTACGTCGATTCCTTGACCCAATCACTATAA
- the hemG gene encoding menaquinone-dependent protoporphyrinogen IX dehydrogenase, translating to MKLLIVYATTEGQTKKICSFLAQKAKEEGHNVTFINALERHIHPQQYDAAVVGASIHAGKYLQVVQKYVNENHKDLNHKPSAFISVSLTAASEKPQSNVDLPKITQLFLDSTRWNPTFIEQVAGALRYSKYNFFKKLIMRLIAQKNGGSTDTSKDHEYTDWDQVERIIKLLERAVTDQSQEKQTVH from the coding sequence ATGAAATTGCTAATTGTTTACGCTACGACAGAAGGACAAACAAAAAAGATTTGTTCGTTTTTAGCTCAAAAAGCAAAAGAAGAGGGACATAATGTAACATTTATAAATGCCCTTGAACGCCATATCCATCCCCAACAATATGATGCAGCTGTTGTTGGTGCTTCAATACATGCGGGCAAATATCTGCAAGTTGTACAAAAGTATGTTAATGAAAATCACAAAGACCTTAATCATAAACCAAGTGCATTTATCTCTGTAAGTCTTACCGCTGCAAGTGAAAAACCACAATCAAATGTAGATCTACCCAAGATCACCCAACTATTCCTGGATAGTACCAGATGGAACCCAACTTTTATTGAACAAGTCGCCGGAGCTTTGCGCTACTCCAAATACAATTTCTTCAAGAAATTAATCATGCGATTGATAGCTCAAAAAAATGGGGGCAGTACCGACACCTCTAAAGATCATGAGTATACCGATTGGGACCAAGTGGAACGAATTATAAAGCTATTGGAACGAGCAGTGACTGATCAATCCCAAGAAAAACAAACAGTCCATTAA
- a CDS encoding TraR/DksA family transcriptional regulator: MENIKKQKTSLSDKELQYFKELLLDKRAEAQKELNTIRDTQSNLDEADDADYSSLTHHMGDVGSEEQESEMNYLQIERLREYIMHINGALKRIEDKTYGICQATGDPITKKRLEAVPHTRYSMKAKEKGLV; encoded by the coding sequence ATGGAAAATATAAAGAAACAAAAAACCTCCCTCTCAGATAAAGAGTTACAATACTTCAAAGAACTATTACTAGATAAAAGAGCTGAAGCACAGAAAGAATTGAATACTATTCGCGATACCCAATCCAATTTAGATGAGGCAGATGACGCCGATTACTCTTCGCTGACTCATCACATGGGAGATGTAGGATCCGAAGAGCAAGAATCGGAGATGAACTATTTACAAATAGAGCGGTTGCGAGAATATATCATGCATATCAACGGTGCCCTCAAAAGGATCGAGGATAAAACGTACGGAATCTGTCAGGCCACTGGCGACCCCATTACTAAAAAGCGACTGGAAGCTGTACCCCATACCAGATACAGTATGAAAGCTAAAGAAAAAGGACTTGTTTAA
- a CDS encoding phosphoribosyltransferase: protein MFIDRKDAGNKLGQALEKYQHVHPLVLGIPRGGVEVGYYVAIHLKCDFDVVIVRKLGYPCGPEAAFGAIAEDGSLYLNPWSNKYLNKEIIEQVVKKERQEIRRRINEYRKKMSLPDLADRVVILVDDGIATGSTIFAALSMCQKQEPKKLVVAAPVSGTDRLMRLEDEADEVIILDQREKFFAVSEGYQRFTKLTDNEVIHFMELWRKKRFFMKKSSGHK from the coding sequence ATGTTTATTGATAGAAAAGATGCCGGCAATAAGCTTGGCCAGGCACTAGAAAAATATCAGCATGTACATCCGCTGGTATTGGGCATTCCCCGAGGCGGTGTAGAAGTGGGATACTATGTCGCTATACACCTTAAATGCGATTTTGATGTCGTTATAGTACGTAAACTTGGATATCCCTGCGGCCCGGAAGCTGCTTTCGGTGCTATTGCAGAAGATGGGAGTCTGTATCTTAACCCTTGGTCAAACAAATACTTAAATAAAGAAATCATTGAACAGGTTGTTAAAAAAGAAAGACAGGAAATACGTCGACGCATAAATGAATATCGAAAAAAAATGAGCTTGCCGGATCTCGCTGACCGTGTTGTTATCTTGGTTGATGACGGTATTGCCACCGGTTCTACGATATTTGCTGCACTTTCGATGTGTCAAAAGCAAGAACCGAAAAAACTGGTTGTTGCAGCTCCTGTTTCTGGTACAGATAGACTAATGAGGCTTGAAGATGAAGCAGATGAGGTAATCATCCTTGATCAAAGAGAGAAGTTTTTTGCGGTATCTGAAGGTTACCAAAGATTTACAAAGCTCACGGACAACGAAGTAATCCATTTTATGGAGCTTTGGAGGAAAAAGCGCTTTTTCATGAAGAAGAGTTCAGGCCATAAATAA
- a CDS encoding MgtC/SapB family protein, producing the protein MGLTTEMAAFVTFAVGIAMVRGYIVLSVSVTIVMILILSTKPKLHDCVKTIEPSELYYGIIFLIISAVMLPCYLIVVMTNALVKEGIFTFFIGTRKAWNLLTMCGIIVAGGVLGILFF; encoded by the coding sequence CTGGGGTTGACTACTGAGATGGCTGCTTTTGTTACTTTTGCTGTAGGTATTGCTATGGTGAGAGGATATATTGTCTTATCTGTATCAGTCACTATTGTTATGATACTAATACTAAGTACTAAACCTAAGCTTCATGACTGTGTCAAAACAATTGAACCGAGTGAATTATACTACGGTATCATATTTTTGATTATCTCGGCAGTAATGTTGCCCTGCTACCTGATCGTGGTAATGACTAATGCTTTAGTAAAAGAGGGCATTTTTACCTTTTTCATTGGGACTCGGAAAGCATGGAACCTATTAACAATGTGTGGTATTATCGTTGCCGGTGGAGTATTGGGAATACTATTCTTCTGA
- a CDS encoding universal stress protein, with translation MNINNILVPTDFSSYSEAATSFAVDFALAQNSRLYLMHSMKSIYSLSSERLLEELTADDRFKEIEVYPITEIGDSVSAILKGSKEVEADLILMGNKGRSGVRKFIGSTTTEIISKSSIPVLTIPKESTYSGFDDIVFMTDFNEGDLPALKDLLDWGEIFDAEVHVVHISTDNDFEERIKYRGFKEVANEHTNYDNLTFKRLVNPSFFEGFVNFIKEKNTKLISATRYQKTFFQKLLQKDHTSMIGCEADTAFLTLNGEKYL, from the coding sequence ATGAATATTAATAATATTCTGGTTCCTACTGATTTTTCAAGTTATTCGGAAGCTGCTACTTCTTTTGCTGTGGATTTTGCGTTAGCACAAAATTCCCGTCTTTATTTAATGCACTCGATGAAAAGTATCTACTCATTGAGCTCAGAGAGACTTTTGGAGGAGCTGACGGCTGACGACCGTTTCAAGGAAATTGAAGTATATCCAATAACAGAAATTGGGGATTCTGTTTCGGCAATACTGAAAGGATCTAAAGAAGTGGAAGCCGACCTCATATTGATGGGTAATAAAGGTAGGTCGGGAGTAAGAAAATTTATAGGGAGTACAACTACTGAAATTATCTCAAAATCTTCAATTCCCGTACTTACTATTCCCAAAGAGAGTACATATTCTGGTTTTGATGACATTGTATTTATGACTGATTTTAATGAGGGGGATTTGCCAGCCCTTAAAGATCTGTTAGATTGGGGTGAGATTTTTGATGCTGAAGTACATGTGGTTCATATTTCTACTGACAATGACTTTGAGGAAAGGATTAAATATCGGGGGTTCAAGGAGGTAGCAAATGAGCATACTAACTATGATAATTTAACTTTTAAACGGCTTGTTAATCCTTCATTTTTTGAAGGTTTTGTTAATTTTATAAAAGAGAAAAATACGAAACTTATATCGGCGACCAGATATCAAAAGACCTTTTTCCAAAAGTTGCTACAAAAAGATCATACATCTATGATTGGTTGTGAAGCCGATACTGCTTTTTTGACATTAAACGGAGAGAAATATTTATAA
- a CDS encoding dodecin family protein has product MSLAKVIEVMGEGSTIEEAVQNIAEEASKTVHNIKSIYMENIQAIVEDDQVDHYRIDAKVTFLLEE; this is encoded by the coding sequence ATGTCATTAGCAAAAGTAATTGAAGTAATGGGAGAAGGCAGTACCATAGAAGAAGCAGTCCAAAATATTGCAGAAGAAGCTTCTAAAACGGTACATAACATAAAAAGTATTTATATGGAAAATATTCAGGCCATTGTTGAAGATGATCAAGTGGATCACTATAGAATTGATGCAAAAGTAACTTTTCTGTTGGAAGAGTAA
- a CDS encoding F0F1 ATP synthase subunit gamma, with protein MQTVEHYKRKISNAEDLHSIVHTMKILSSVSIHQFEQAAESLGEYFRTVEMGLQIVLETSQKKGFPYLNIYNEAQECVIILGSSQGLCGSFDEQLQKFLEVQLIEQALLGPQLLVMGERLASKLIAKYSVNDIIPLPASVAGLNKRAVQLLHAIEKLRVTNHVNRVVIIHQKPVKQGLYKPHIQFLLPLDKHWLDRLAAKEWPTNNLPQFTMNAKHIFAHFIRQYLLVSLYRAMAESLAAEHTSRLNAMAIAEDKIEKRLSKLHNKYAQERQKRITEELLDILSGYIAVEEL; from the coding sequence ATGCAAACTGTTGAACACTATAAACGGAAAATTAGTAATGCAGAGGATCTACACTCAATTGTGCATACGATGAAAATCTTGTCCTCGGTAAGTATACATCAGTTTGAACAGGCAGCAGAATCATTGGGAGAATATTTTCGAACGGTGGAGATGGGGCTCCAAATTGTATTGGAAACATCACAAAAAAAGGGGTTTCCATATTTAAATATTTATAACGAAGCTCAAGAATGCGTCATAATTTTAGGTTCAAGTCAAGGACTCTGCGGATCATTTGATGAGCAGCTACAAAAGTTCTTAGAAGTACAATTGATAGAGCAAGCACTGTTAGGTCCCCAGTTGCTGGTAATGGGAGAGCGCTTAGCTTCAAAGTTGATAGCTAAATATTCAGTGAATGATATAATTCCATTACCTGCTTCGGTAGCAGGGCTTAATAAAAGAGCAGTGCAGTTGTTACATGCAATCGAAAAATTACGGGTAACTAATCATGTGAATAGGGTTGTAATTATTCATCAAAAACCTGTAAAGCAAGGTTTATATAAACCCCATATACAATTTTTGTTACCGCTGGATAAGCACTGGTTAGATCGACTGGCTGCTAAAGAGTGGCCTACTAATAATCTGCCACAGTTTACGATGAATGCCAAGCATATTTTTGCTCATTTTATTCGGCAATATTTGCTTGTTTCACTATACCGTGCTATGGCTGAATCTCTTGCTGCAGAACACACAAGCCGATTAAATGCGATGGCAATAGCAGAAGATAAAATAGAGAAACGACTTTCGAAGCTGCATAACAAGTATGCCCAAGAAAGGCAGAAGAGAATAACCGAAGAACTGCTTGATATATTATCAGGTTATATTGCTGTCGAGGAGTTATAA
- a CDS encoding F0F1 ATP synthase subunit alpha has product MTSESIVSVVDQIFESIVKSKKSTPDLFIREKGEVRSVGEGIARICGLPNVVTDELVKFNDGSLGLVYNLDEYEIGVILLDDEQHIDAGDEVFRTERVLGVPVGETLLGRVVDPLGRSLDDKSAFRAVTYLAVEREAPSIMNRESVDTPLQTGILTIDALLPIGRGQRELILGDRQTGKTAIAVDSIINQKDTEVICIYCAIGKQRAEVNRVVADLKKHDVFENTIVLSASSSVPVGLQYIAPYAATTMGEYFMEQGRDVLIVYDDLTWHARAYRELALLLRRPPGREAFPGDIFHIHARLLERSAHLKESGGSMTALPIIETQGQDISAFIPTNLISITDGQIFLSPELFQKDVLPAIDIGKSVSRVGGAAQLLAYRMVSEELRLAYSQFEELEAFSRFSSRLDEDTLKQIERGKRIREVLCQDQFDTIEVVQQIALLVAVTNGLFDEMELFQIEAACNVIRANIEFEAGTISTKVKAGEKLEKSECEDLVNTINNILAKRF; this is encoded by the coding sequence ATGACTTCGGAATCTATAGTATCGGTTGTTGATCAAATTTTTGAATCAATAGTTAAATCTAAAAAAAGTACACCTGATCTTTTTATCCGGGAGAAAGGGGAAGTACGTTCCGTAGGGGAGGGTATTGCCAGGATTTGTGGATTGCCAAATGTTGTAACTGATGAACTGGTGAAATTTAACGATGGATCACTTGGATTAGTCTACAACCTTGATGAGTATGAGATCGGAGTGATACTGCTTGATGATGAGCAGCATATTGATGCCGGCGATGAAGTGTTTAGAACCGAAAGAGTACTGGGGGTTCCGGTAGGAGAGACTCTATTAGGGCGGGTAGTAGATCCTCTGGGACGCTCTTTAGATGATAAATCTGCTTTTCGGGCTGTTACTTATTTAGCTGTAGAACGTGAGGCTCCATCTATTATGAATCGGGAATCGGTGGATACTCCGCTACAAACGGGCATTCTTACTATTGACGCTCTATTGCCTATAGGCCGGGGGCAGCGCGAATTAATACTGGGAGATCGCCAAACCGGGAAGACGGCTATTGCTGTTGATAGTATAATTAATCAGAAAGATACAGAGGTAATTTGTATTTATTGTGCTATCGGCAAACAACGGGCTGAAGTAAATCGTGTAGTGGCTGATTTGAAAAAACATGATGTCTTCGAAAATACGATTGTGCTATCAGCAAGTAGCAGCGTGCCGGTGGGCCTGCAATATATTGCGCCGTATGCGGCTACCACCATGGGAGAATATTTTATGGAACAGGGTAGGGATGTACTGATTGTTTATGATGATTTAACTTGGCATGCTCGAGCTTATCGTGAATTGGCACTACTGCTTCGCCGTCCACCGGGACGGGAAGCATTTCCCGGGGATATATTTCATATTCATGCTCGCTTGTTGGAGCGTTCAGCACATCTTAAAGAGTCTGGTGGCAGTATGACTGCTCTGCCCATTATTGAAACTCAAGGGCAGGATATATCAGCATTTATTCCTACCAATCTTATTTCGATAACAGATGGTCAGATATTTCTGTCACCCGAATTATTTCAAAAAGATGTGTTACCGGCCATAGATATTGGGAAATCAGTATCACGAGTAGGGGGAGCAGCACAACTGCTTGCATATCGCATGGTGTCGGAAGAGTTACGACTGGCTTATTCGCAGTTTGAGGAGCTGGAAGCCTTTTCTCGGTTCAGTTCGCGATTGGATGAGGATACTTTGAAACAGATAGAACGGGGAAAACGCATTCGGGAAGTGCTATGCCAAGACCAGTTTGATACCATTGAAGTGGTTCAACAGATTGCACTTTTAGTAGCCGTAACGAATGGTCTGTTTGATGAGATGGAGTTATTCCAAATTGAAGCTGCTTGTAATGTCATACGTGCTAATATTGAGTTTGAAGCAGGGACGATCAGTACGAAAGTTAAGGCTGGAGAAAAGTTGGAAAAAAGTGAATGTGAAGATTTGGTGAATACAATTAACAATATATTAGCAAAAAGATTTTAA
- the atpF gene encoding F0F1 ATP synthase subunit B family protein — protein sequence MAIDWFTLVAQIINFLILLALIKRFLFGPIENIMAKREEQVTSRLNEARRKLGEAEEKKQDYQQKLDELKRSKEEILHDAKEKAAQTQKKLEQEAREEVKKMQHNWEEAIASEKKSFFKELHQQATINVINILKKLVKDLSNSTLEEETLNVFKEKLQTLDKEERQKITRATVDGETKTVTVISSFELNTEVRQQITNIIKPLFSDELKCEFEVSSSIGFGVELRTDGWKLGWNADIYLEDLKTNIEQLFNSNIETIQQPTQNE from the coding sequence GTGGCTATCGATTGGTTCACATTGGTTGCTCAAATCATCAATTTTTTGATTTTGTTGGCCCTTATAAAACGGTTCCTGTTTGGGCCTATTGAAAATATTATGGCAAAAAGGGAAGAACAGGTTACTTCCCGATTGAATGAAGCACGTCGAAAATTAGGGGAAGCAGAAGAAAAGAAACAGGACTATCAGCAAAAACTTGATGAACTAAAAAGGTCAAAAGAAGAAATATTGCATGATGCTAAGGAGAAAGCGGCCCAAACACAAAAGAAGCTAGAACAGGAAGCTCGTGAAGAGGTAAAAAAGATGCAGCATAACTGGGAAGAAGCTATTGCATCAGAGAAAAAGTCATTTTTTAAGGAATTACATCAGCAGGCAACGATTAATGTTATCAACATACTTAAAAAGCTAGTTAAAGATCTTTCAAATAGCACACTGGAAGAGGAAACACTCAATGTCTTCAAAGAAAAACTTCAAACATTGGATAAAGAAGAACGCCAAAAGATTACAAGAGCAACCGTGGATGGGGAGACAAAAACAGTAACTGTAATTAGCTCATTTGAACTCAATACTGAAGTGCGCCAACAAATAACCAACATCATAAAACCGTTATTTTCAGACGAACTTAAATGCGAGTTTGAAGTTTCCTCTAGCATAGGATTTGGTGTTGAACTGCGTACAGATGGGTGGAAGTTGGGTTGGAATGCTGATATTTACCTGGAAGATCTTAAAACAAATATTGAGCAACTTTTTAACTCTAATATTGAGACAATACAGCAACCTACACAAAATGAGTAA
- a CDS encoding F0F1 ATP synthase subunit C translates to MDSISIIGMISIITAGITIAVGSIAPALGEGRALSKALTAIAQQPDETPSITRTLFVGLAMIESTAIYCFVVALILIFANPFWDYVIGGG, encoded by the coding sequence ATGGATAGTATTAGCATTATCGGAATGATTTCAATTATCACAGCAGGGATAACTATTGCTGTGGGATCTATTGCTCCGGCTTTGGGAGAGGGGAGGGCGCTGTCTAAAGCATTAACTGCCATAGCGCAGCAGCCTGATGAGACGCCCAGCATTACACGAACACTATTTGTGGGGCTGGCTATGATAGAATCAACGGCAATCTACTGCTTTGTTGTAGCCTTAATTTTAATTTTTGCTAATCCCTTTTGGGATTATGTGATTGGAGGAGGATAG
- a CDS encoding F0F1 ATP synthase subunit A, with translation MELNIDDIILWQYGFLKINETLVNTWIVILLLISVSWLITKNLTAGVHIKRGQAFLESFVVYVIDQIREETHEDPGKYLPFIGSLFLFIALSNIIGIIPGFEAPTASLSTATALAICVFIAVPIFGISNRGFASYIRHYIEPSPLMLPFNIIGELSRTLALAIRLFGNIMSGSLIVAIILSLSPLFFPAIMQAFGLLIGVIQAYVFAVLALVYIASATRVRPVKENSRET, from the coding sequence ATGGAACTGAATATTGATGACATCATTTTATGGCAGTATGGTTTTTTAAAAATCAATGAGACCTTAGTTAATACCTGGATCGTGATACTACTGCTCATATCCGTATCATGGCTGATTACTAAAAACCTAACGGCAGGTGTCCATATTAAGCGGGGACAGGCATTTCTTGAATCTTTTGTGGTATACGTTATTGATCAGATTCGAGAAGAAACACATGAGGATCCGGGTAAATATCTTCCTTTCATCGGTTCATTATTTCTGTTTATCGCTCTCTCCAATATTATTGGCATTATACCGGGCTTTGAGGCACCTACAGCATCGCTTTCAACGGCCACAGCATTGGCAATTTGTGTGTTTATAGCTGTACCTATTTTTGGTATTTCTAATCGGGGATTTGCCAGTTATATAAGGCACTATATAGAGCCAAGTCCCTTGATGCTCCCATTTAATATTATTGGCGAACTTTCTCGAACGCTAGCTCTTGCTATTCGTTTGTTCGGAAATATTATGAGCGGTAGCCTTATAGTAGCAATAATTTTAAGCTTAAGCCCGCTCTTTTTTCCTGCTATAATGCAAGCCTTTGGTCTATTGATTGGTGTTATACAGGCATATGTCTTTGCTGTTTTGGCATTAGTTTATATCGCATCAGCTACAAGGGTACGGCCGGTAAAAGAGAATAGCAGAGAAACATAA
- a CDS encoding ATP synthase subunit I: protein MNWAFILIAIVSGAIISVFYFGGLWLTLRKIAQHRFSYLLLLVSFVVRVTFLLLVFYALLQYHWAYLGLALISFLIVRQILLLKLGTPEDALYN, encoded by the coding sequence ATGAATTGGGCTTTTATTCTGATAGCAATAGTAAGCGGGGCTATTATCAGCGTCTTTTATTTTGGGGGGTTATGGTTAACGCTGCGTAAAATTGCCCAACATAGGTTTTCTTACCTGCTGCTACTGGTGAGTTTTGTAGTAAGAGTTACTTTTTTGCTGCTGGTTTTTTATGCCCTGTTACAATACCACTGGGCATATCTTGGATTAGCACTTATATCATTCCTTATTGTTAGACAGATACTATTATTAAAACTAGGTACCCCCGAAGATGCACTTTATAATTAA
- a CDS encoding AtpZ/AtpI family protein, translating into MNNENNHTEKAFKESVKKKSQRKLNFRKKDERGLLYGFGMFGLVGWSVAIPTLVLLALGIWIDSTFKGPYSWTLMLLVLGIMIGCINAWYWVKKESENGT; encoded by the coding sequence TTGAATAACGAGAACAATCATACCGAAAAAGCATTTAAAGAAAGCGTCAAAAAAAAATCGCAACGTAAGCTTAATTTTAGAAAAAAGGATGAGAGAGGCTTGCTTTATGGGTTTGGAATGTTTGGGCTGGTCGGATGGTCGGTTGCTATACCAACCTTAGTACTGTTAGCATTGGGGATATGGATTGACAGTACATTTAAAGGACCTTATTCATGGACCTTAATGCTATTGGTTTTAGGAATCATGATAGGTTGTATTAACGCCTGGTATTGGGTGAAAAAAGAAAGTGAAAACGGTACATAA